One window of Oncorhynchus masou masou isolate Uvic2021 chromosome 28, UVic_Omas_1.1, whole genome shotgun sequence genomic DNA carries:
- the LOC135517081 gene encoding uncharacterized protein LOC135517081 — translation MEWGMRVGDGGETPHLLVGDESGGAVRDPPQQSDPPTQHQEEIPPQQSDPHSSPTPTQQSYPPQQSPHTAVRGRDSSPTPHRESYPHRSPTPPQRGAVLGEDSSPIPPQQSYPPTGRRGQQSDPHTQQSYPHTGSPTPTAVLPPTQAQQSGPQQSYPHSSPTPTAVLPPTAVLSPHSSPIPPQQSYPPPTAVLPPQQSCPPTAVLPPPQQSDHPPQQSDPQQSYPPPTAVLPPPQQSPPTAVRPPPHSSPIPPQQSDPHSSPTPPPQQSYPPQQSYPHSSPIPPHSSPIPPQQSYPPTAVLSPHSSPTPPQQSYPPPQQSYPPQQSYPPHSSPIPHTAVLPPQQSDPPAVLSPTAVLPPHSSPIPHSSPTPHTAVPPPVPPQQSYPPQQSDPPTAVLPPQQSDPPTAVRSPHSSPTPPSSPTPTQQSYPPQQSYPPTAVLPPPQQSDPPTAVLPPPQQSYPPHPPHSSPTPPTQQSYPPYPPQQSYPPQQSYPHSPPPSSPTPHSSPTPPHSSPTPPHSSPTPHSSPTPHSSPTPHSSPTPPQQSYPPQQSYPPTAVPPHSSPTPHPPHTAVPPHSSPTPPHSSPTPTAVLPPPHSSPTPHTAVLPPHSSPTPPPQQSYPPQQSYPPTAVLSPHSSPTPPAVRPPHSSPTPPHSSPTPPHSSPTPPHSSPMFLPVSLSDASHLCSR, via the exons atggagtgggggatgagagtgggggatggaggagagaccCCCCACCTCCTAGTGGGGGATGAGAGTGGGGGAGCAGTCCGAGACCCCCCACAGCAGTCCGACCCCCCCACACAGCA TCAGGAGGAGATCCCCCCACAGCAGTCCGACCCCCACAGCAGTCCGACCCCCACACAGCAGTCCTACCCCCCACAGCAGTCCCCCCACACAGCAGTCCGAGGGAGAGACAGCAGTCCGACCCCCCACAGGGAGTCCTATCCCCACAGGAGTCCGACCCCCCCCCAGAGAGGAGCAGTCCTAGGGGAGGACAGCAGTCCTATCCCCCCACAGCAGTCCTACCCCCccacagggaggagaggacagcagtCCGACCCCCACACACAGCAGTCCTACCCCCACACAGGCAGTCCTACCCCCACAGCAGTCCTACCCCCCACACAGGCCCAGCAGTCTGGCCCCCAGCAGTCCTACCCCCACAGCAGTCCTACCCCCACAGCAGTCCTACCCCCCACAGCAGTCCTATCCCCCCACAGCAGTCCTATCCCCCCACAGCAGTCCTATCCCCCCCCCACAGCAGTCCTACCCCCACAGCAGTCCTGCCCCCCCACAGCAGTCCTACCCCCCCCACAGCAGTCCGACCACCCCCCACAGCAGTCCGACCCACAGCAGTCCTACCCCCCACCCACAGCAGTCCTACCCCCCCCACAGCAGTCCCCCCCCACAGCAGTccgaccccccccccacagcagtcCTATCCCCCCACAGCAGTCCGACCCCCACAGCAGTccgaccccccccccacagcagtcCTATCCCCCACAGCAGTCCTACCCCCACAGCAGTCCTATCCCCCCACACAGCAGTCCTATCCCCCCACAGCAGTCCTACCCCCCCACAGCAGTCCTATCCCCCCACAGCAGTCCTACCCCCCCACAGCAGTCCTACCCCCCCCCACAGCAGTCCTACCCCCCACAGCAGTCCTACCCCCCCCACAGCAGTCCTATCCCCCACACAGCAGTCCTACCCCCACAGCAGTCCGACCCCCCAGCAGTCCTATCCCCCACAGCAGTCCTACCCCCCCACAGCAGTCCTATCCCCCACAGCAGTCCTACCCCCCACACAGCAGTCCCCCCACCAGTCCCCCCACAGCAGTCCTATCCCCCACAGCAGTCCGACCCCCCCACAGCAGTCCTACCCCCACAGCAGTCCGACCCCCCCACAGCAGTCCGATCCCCCCACAGCAGTCCGACCCCCCCCAGCAGTCCTACCCCCACACAGCAGTCCTACCCCCCACAGCAGTCCTACCCCCCCACAGCAGTCCTACCCCCCCCACAGCAGTCCGACCCCCCCACAGCAGTCCTACCCCCCCCACAGCAGTCCTATCCCCCACACCCCCCCCACAGCAGTCctaccccccccacacagcaGTCCTACCCCCCCTACCCCCCACAGCAGTCCTATCCCCCACAGCAGTCCTAcccccacagccccccccccagcagTCCGACCCCCCACAGCAGTCCTACCCCCCCCCACAGCAGTCCCACCCCCCCCCACAGCAGTCCTACCCCCCACAGCAGTCCTACCCCCCACAGCAGTCCTACCCCCCACAGCAGTCCTACCCCCCCACAGCAGTCCTACCCCCCACAGCAGTCCTATCCCCCCACAGCAGTCCCCCCCCACAGCAGtcctaccccccaccccccccacacagcagtccccccccacagcagtcctacccccccccacagcagtcctacccccacagcagtcctaccccccccccacagcagtcCTACCCCCCACACAGCAGTCCTACCCCCCCACAGCAgtcctaccccccccccacagcagtcCTACCCCCCACAGCAGTCCTACCCCCCCACAGCAGTCCTATCCCCCCACAGCAGTCCGACCCCCCCAGCAGTCCGACCCCCCCACAGCAGTCCGACCCCCCCCCACAGCAGTCCTACCCCCCCACACAGCAGTCCGACCCCCCCACACAGCAGTCCTATGTTCCTCCCCGTGAGTCTGTCAGACGCCTCACACCTTTGCAGCCGATGA